One part of the Gossypium raimondii isolate GPD5lz chromosome 1, ASM2569854v1, whole genome shotgun sequence genome encodes these proteins:
- the LOC105779836 gene encoding probable methyltransferase PMT2, with product MSKKSLNKILHSRIEAMHIQFAEKDRGSALAELVTVSGIGNNWCEGFSTYPRTYDLIHSNGVFSLYQDKIGSNGLENSIGKKVCVMHTRLENLFCFRTWIQLTF from the exons ATGAGCAAGAAATCATTG AACAAGATATTACACAGCCGGATTGAAGCTATGCATATTCAGTTTGCTGAGAAAGATCGTGGTTCTGCACTTGCAGAGCTAGTGACAGTTTCAGGCATTGGAAATAATTG GTGCGAAGGTTTCTCTACGTATCCAAGAACATATGACCTTATTCATTCTAATGGTGTCTTTAGCTTGTATCAAGATAA GATAGGATCAAATGGTTTGGAGAACTC CATTGGGAAGAAAGTTTGCGTGATGCACACACGTTTGGAAAACTTGTTCTGTTTCAGAACTTGGATCCAGCTTACTTTTTAG